A genomic window from Gossypium hirsutum isolate 1008001.06 chromosome D10, Gossypium_hirsutum_v2.1, whole genome shotgun sequence includes:
- the LOC107914944 gene encoding gibberellin 2-beta-dioxygenase isoform X2: MIFMHALSYLHFPFFVFKYHQFPPLHYPFSSICLCFPLFSSSFFPPFKRKEETMVVHSQSAALDHCSLIKTCKPTTSVFKGIPVVDLRDPEAKTLIVKACEEYGFFKLVNHGVPMEFFTRLEAEALKFFNLPQSDKDKAGPPDPFGYGVKKIGSNGDVGWVEYLLLNTNPQITSLKSLTVFRETPEIFRSAVNDYIQAVKRMTFEVVELMADGLKIEPRDALSRLLRDEKSDSCFRLNHYPPCPELQALGGRNLIGFGEHTDPQIISVLRSNNTSGLQICLRDKTWVSVPPDQTSFFINVGDALQVMTNGRLRSVRHRVLAESMRSRVSMIYFGGPPLSEKIVPLASLMAKGEESLYEEFTWWEYKTSAYKSRLGDYRLGLFEKKTGGAAGQ, encoded by the exons ATGATATTTATGCATGCACTTAGCTATCTCCACTTCCCATTCTTCGTATTTAAATACCACCAATTTCCCCCCCTTCATTACCCATTCTCTTCAATCTGTCTCTGTTTTCCCttattttcctcttctttctttcctcctttcaaaagaaaagaagaaaccaTGGTTGTGCATTCACAGTCTGCAGCATTAGACCATTGCTCTTTGATCAAAACATGCAAGCCTACCACCAGTGTTTTCAAAGGAATCCCAGTGGTAGACTTGCGGGACCCTGAAGCAAAGACCCTCATAGTTAAGGCTTGTGAGGAATATGGCTTCTTTAAGCTAGTCAATCATGGTGTTCCAATGGAATTCTTCACTAGATTAGAAGCTGAAGCTCTCAAGTTCTTCAATCTCCCCCAGTCTGACAAAGACAAAGCCGGCCCTCCTGATCCTTTTGGCTATGGTGTCAAGAAAATTGGCTCTAATGGCGATGTGGGATGGGTTGAATACCTCCTCCTTAACACCAATCCTCAAATCACTTCCCTCAAATCCCTCACTGTTTTCCGAGAAACCCCTGAAATTTTTCG CTCTGCGGTGAACGACTATATCCAAGCAGTGAAGAGAATGACATTTGAAGTGGTGGAATTAATGGCGGATGGTCTGAAAATAGAGCCGAGGGATGCGTTGAGTAGGCTATTGAGAGACGAGAAGAGTGACTCGTGTTTCAGGCTAAACCACTATCCACCATGCCCGGAGCTACAAGCATTGGGTGGTAGAAACCTGATAGGGTTCGGGGAGCATACAGACCCGCAGATAATATCTGTCCTAAGATCAAACAACACATCTGGCCTGCAAATCTGTCTCAGAGATAAGACTTGGGTTTCAGTCCCACCTGATCAGACCTCCTTTTTTATCAATGTTGGTGATGCCTTGCAG GTAATGACAAATGGGAGATTAAGAAGTGTGAGGCACAGAGTGTTGGCAGAATCAATGAGATCAAGGGTATCAATGATCTATTTTGGAGGGCCACCTTTAAGTGAAAAGATAGTACCCTTAGCTTCATTAATGGCGAAAGGAGAAGAGAGCTTGTACGAGGAGTTCACATGGTGGGAATACAAGACTTCTGCATACAAATCAAGGTTGGGTGATTATAGGCTAGGCCTCTTTGAGAAAAAAACTGGTGGTGCTGCAGGCCAATGA
- the LOC107914944 gene encoding gibberellin 2-beta-dioxygenase isoform X1 translates to MIFMHALSYLHFPFFVFKYHQFPPLHYPFSSICLCFPLFSSSFFPPFKRKEETMVVHSQSAALDHCSLIKTCKPTTSVFKGIPVVDLRDPEAKTLIVKACEEYGFFKLVNHGVPMEFFTRLEAEALKFFNLPQSDKDKAGPPDPFGYGVKKIGSNGDVGWVEYLLLNTNPQITSLKSLTVFRETPEIFRSSAVNDYIQAVKRMTFEVVELMADGLKIEPRDALSRLLRDEKSDSCFRLNHYPPCPELQALGGRNLIGFGEHTDPQIISVLRSNNTSGLQICLRDKTWVSVPPDQTSFFINVGDALQVMTNGRLRSVRHRVLAESMRSRVSMIYFGGPPLSEKIVPLASLMAKGEESLYEEFTWWEYKTSAYKSRLGDYRLGLFEKKTGGAAGQ, encoded by the exons ATGATATTTATGCATGCACTTAGCTATCTCCACTTCCCATTCTTCGTATTTAAATACCACCAATTTCCCCCCCTTCATTACCCATTCTCTTCAATCTGTCTCTGTTTTCCCttattttcctcttctttctttcctcctttcaaaagaaaagaagaaaccaTGGTTGTGCATTCACAGTCTGCAGCATTAGACCATTGCTCTTTGATCAAAACATGCAAGCCTACCACCAGTGTTTTCAAAGGAATCCCAGTGGTAGACTTGCGGGACCCTGAAGCAAAGACCCTCATAGTTAAGGCTTGTGAGGAATATGGCTTCTTTAAGCTAGTCAATCATGGTGTTCCAATGGAATTCTTCACTAGATTAGAAGCTGAAGCTCTCAAGTTCTTCAATCTCCCCCAGTCTGACAAAGACAAAGCCGGCCCTCCTGATCCTTTTGGCTATGGTGTCAAGAAAATTGGCTCTAATGGCGATGTGGGATGGGTTGAATACCTCCTCCTTAACACCAATCCTCAAATCACTTCCCTCAAATCCCTCACTGTTTTCCGAGAAACCCCTGAAATTTTTCG CAGCTCTGCGGTGAACGACTATATCCAAGCAGTGAAGAGAATGACATTTGAAGTGGTGGAATTAATGGCGGATGGTCTGAAAATAGAGCCGAGGGATGCGTTGAGTAGGCTATTGAGAGACGAGAAGAGTGACTCGTGTTTCAGGCTAAACCACTATCCACCATGCCCGGAGCTACAAGCATTGGGTGGTAGAAACCTGATAGGGTTCGGGGAGCATACAGACCCGCAGATAATATCTGTCCTAAGATCAAACAACACATCTGGCCTGCAAATCTGTCTCAGAGATAAGACTTGGGTTTCAGTCCCACCTGATCAGACCTCCTTTTTTATCAATGTTGGTGATGCCTTGCAG GTAATGACAAATGGGAGATTAAGAAGTGTGAGGCACAGAGTGTTGGCAGAATCAATGAGATCAAGGGTATCAATGATCTATTTTGGAGGGCCACCTTTAAGTGAAAAGATAGTACCCTTAGCTTCATTAATGGCGAAAGGAGAAGAGAGCTTGTACGAGGAGTTCACATGGTGGGAATACAAGACTTCTGCATACAAATCAAGGTTGGGTGATTATAGGCTAGGCCTCTTTGAGAAAAAAACTGGTGGTGCTGCAGGCCAATGA